One Brassica napus cultivar Da-Ae chromosome C4, Da-Ae, whole genome shotgun sequence genomic region harbors:
- the LOC125585960 gene encoding uncharacterized protein LOC125585960, producing the protein MATSNDDSSSGEDREAAEVTPSSFPVTPTPLQPASIETIMAHLAQQDAAQKAATEQIAALAKILAPLAANVEASTAQYRRHLFNTERATGAAPTQTANQDVADDDVAQTPVGLDAQTINELAALKQSVLDINSKIHHVTTSAPQIERVLAESLRTPFTEKITKVRLRKMEKLRLPAFDGVSDPSAHVTSFNIAMRRANLSDEEKDAGFCQLFVETLEGIALNWFTGLQENSVDSFHDLSTAFLKNYIMFTRQEATTTDLWNLNHANGQSLRDFMEKFKSIVSKVDVPDHIAMESLMNTLHIKSPFRADLYRHPTRSVPDAIARSNNFIRMEVDTRAKAAKEAAGKQTPAQTNDARQEPRQHSASGKPNQTKGYMNAIDD; encoded by the coding sequence ATGGCGACGAGTAACGACGACTCTTCCTCTGGAGAAGATCGTGAAGCCGCTGAAGTAACGCCGTCGTCTTTCCCCGTGACTCCGACACCACTCCAACCCGCTTCAATAGAAACTATCATGGCGCACCTTGCGCAGCAAGACGCAGCCCAGAAAGCGGCGACCGAGCAAATCGCAGCGCTTGCAAAGATCTTAGCCCCCCTCGCTGCGAACGTGGAAGCTTCGACGGCGCAGTACCGAAGACATCTGTTTAACACAGAGAGAGCGACTGGTGCAGCACCAACGCAGACTGCCAACCAAGATGTCGCCGATGATGACGTGGCCCAAACCCCGGTGGGTCTTGATGCACAGACGATAAACGAGCTCGCCGCGCTAAAACAGTCGGTGCTGGATATAAACTCCAAGATCCATCATGTCACCACGTCCGCCCCTCAGATCGAGCGAGTCCTAGCAGAATCTCTCCGGACACCGTTCACCGAAAAGATAACGAAGGTCCGCCTCCGAAAGATGGAAAAGCTCCGTCTTCCAGCCTTCGACGGCGTATCTGACCCTTCTGCTCACGTCACATCCTTCAATATCGCGATGCGACGCGCGAACCTCTCAGATGAGGAAAAAGACGCCGGCTTTTGTCAACTTttcgtcgaaaccctagaaggtATAGCTCTTAATTGGTTCACCGGTCTTCAGGAGAACTCCGTTGATAGTTTTCACGACCTCTCGACGGCTTTCCTCAAAAATTACATCATGTTTACTCGACAAGAAGCCACCACCACGGATCTCTGGAACCTCAACCACGCAAACGGGCAGAGCTTGAGAGATTTTATGGAGAAGTTCAAATCCATTGTCTCGAAAGTCGACGTACCAGATCATATAGCCATGGAGTCGTTGATGAACACCCTCCACATTAAGTCACCATTTCGGGCTGACCTTTACCGACACCCAACGAGATCGGTACCTGATGCCATCGCTCGATCCAATAACTTCATTCGAATGGAGGTGGATACTAGGGCCAAGGCGGCCAAAGAAGCTGCAGGAAAACAGACTCCCGCCCAGACGAACGACGCTCGTCAAGAACCGCGCCAACATTCCGCAAGTGGCAAGCCTAACCAGACGAAGGGCTACATGAATGCTATAGATGACTGA
- the LOC106413299 gene encoding uncharacterized protein LOC106413299 produces the protein MADFLHKAIGAMSFEDEEPLVLPESPQFTVLDANETRMLGRLLNPDCQSMSRMIDYMPTAWRVYGRVRGIALSRDRFQFVFQREEDLVTVLNDRPWSYNHCAMALERWTASPHEDFLRTMEIWIRIRNIPQIHFTSEMMYKLASEIGKVEVIAYDPKVSHTKEYIRAKITFHVDNPAKASRKLSVKSDTMSLTEKGQIKASGGSTSSMTPPIKTPNMHVLINPSRGEALAAPPGFPPLFPKLSPADQKMAMLYISHSDETERNARILRVRQGIEDNRESSLRLIRITNEIDKGKGHVFHYTEKSIYQEDSSKRFRVGPQLLLGNTEDEAESSANAPDTLSAPAFVSSGFQLRPTLEGRASGNLSLGKAARNRPPSWKRKANPKKGNSAFGPALKGQEQSAANGTKRKQSVSASAVDNKSPKYTESSVASVLKPLQPQ, from the exons ATGGCTGATTTTCTACACAAAGCGATTGGTGCTATGTCGTTTGAAGATGAGGAACCGCTAGTGCTTCCAGAGAGTCCTCAGTTTACAGTCCTTGATGCTAATGAAACCCGTATGCTGGGTCGCCTTCTCAACCCAGACTGTCAATCCATGTCTCGTATGATCGACTATATGCCCACTGCGTGGAGGGTTTATGGAAGGGTTCGAGGTATAGCTCTGTCTCGTGACCGATTTCAGTTTGTGTTCCAGAGAGAGGAAGATCTGGTTACTGTTCTGAATGATCGGCCCTGGTCTTACAACCATTGCGCTATGGCGCTTGAAAGATGGACTGCTTCTCCTCATGAGGACTTTCTGAGAACAATGGAGATCTGGATTCGTATCCGGAATATCCCGCAGATTCACTTCACATCGGAAATGATGTATAAGCTTGCCTCAGAGATAGGTAAAGTAGAAGTGATTGCCTATGACCCAAAAGTCTCTCATACTAAAGAGTATATCAGGGCGAAGATTACCTTTCATGTGGATAATCCAGCTAAAGCCTCAAGGAAGTTGTCGGTGAAATCAG ATACGATGTCCCTTACTGAAAAAGGTCAGATAAAGGCTAGTGGTGGGAGTACGAGCTCTATGACACCTCCCATAAAGACCCCTAATATGCATGTGTTGATCAACCCGTCTAGAGGTGAGGCTCTGGCAGCTCCACCAGGGTTCCCTCCCTTGTTTCCTAAACTCTCCCCAGCGGACCAGAAGATGGCTATGCTCTATATATCCCACTCAGATGAGACTGAGCGCAATGCAAGGATTTTGAGGGTAAGACAAGGTATTGAGGACAATAGAGAATCTTCCCTGCGACTGATAAGGATTACAAATGAGATTGATAAAGGCAAGGGTCATGTGTTTCATTATACTGAAAAGTCCATCTATCAGGAAGACAGTAGTAAGCGTTTTCGTGTTGGTCCCCAGCTGCTTCTCGGAAATACTGAAGATGAAGCTGAATCCTCTGCTAATGCTCCTGATACTCTGTCTGCCCCTGCTTTCGTTTCGTCGGGTTTTCAGCTTCGCCCCACTTTGGAGGGGCGTGCTTCCGGAAACTTAAGTTTGGGCAAAGCTGCGAGAAACCGCCCTCCTTCATGGAAGAGGAAAGCAAACCCCAAGAAAGGAAATTCTGCATTTGGACCCGCCTTGAAGGGACAAGAACAATCGGCTGCAAATGGTACAAAGAGGAAGCAGAGTGTTTCAGCTTCGGCCGTGGACAACAAATCCCCAAAGTACACAGAATCTTCGGTGGCTTCTGTATTGAAGCCGCTGCAGCCGCAATGA
- the LOC125585959 gene encoding meiosis-specific protein ASY2-like codes for MVMAAEIDVSLSVRVFEELTSVSSLDDGLLLIKMRPSYNVIGRHPNKMPDWQRSYFFVKCDDSAFEDPPDDDYRVLWTTLRADHPTSRDYPEDFLTSARAVAGLAQEHWENISWERVHRSIDRISRKDWNSSYPLSANKTKRRISLFTKEEDKRINKARKMRGLPDLSAMMTVELNLPSVELPAPSNEMVIAGTTDASPHHQDSSAGTTTLALKKKKGEKRPRDDLPVSVGSEAAPVEAEIPSQEETAEPSSKKRKEGNQQPQAAGIVRPRETDVANPVHRSESAGEPALNLASLDDLEDASPGVTLRKKKKSKKTGDREMVVSALASSTPGTSAVGASTRKKTLRVEFPDHVSFEYDGPTPLIYAPYKCAELVSQIKCGPKPLPSVSDLIFKDEYVDAARTKLLGDGSMNFVVGKYDTALKKTREALRKSEKAVAAKRKLLRQKKAEWRELGVKAEEHKKELGRLRDSRVYEVTKERMRVETEMIAKSNRHFGNLREWWTRRAPFDTARLLQSQAFGTKRCLEALKAGGRDIPQDVIDTFTAREKQFEEKASKLDPGEIPEIDLTLSPLQLDSQFVDMRTFVGLDPYGSNAELVDPRTAVVLRSPANLPGASIAPSRSAGEGSSKADAPALASEALDEGTKSVGKDVFEISDSSVSNPEGNQGEGSDKDDGGEAVNKEHSKETTGSEAHPPESQPEVREGEATIRVEGVDAERSVRADPSEPSLGGGTAAQERAEDPEE; via the exons ATGGTTATGGCTGCTGAAATTGATGTCTCATTGAGCGTTCGTGTCTTCGAGGAGTTGACGTCCGTCAGCTCGTTAGACGACGGGCTTCTGTTGATAAAGATGCGTCCCAGCTACAATGTGATAGGAAGGCATCCTAACAAGATGCCGGATTGGCAGAGATCTTATTTCTTTGTTAAATGTGATGACTCTGCCTTCGAAGACCCGCCAGATGACGACTACCGTGTCTTATGGACCACTTTGCGTG CCGACCATCCGACTTCTCGTGACTATCCAGAAGACTTTCTTACAAGCGCTCGCGCCGTTGCGGGACTTGCTCAGGAGCATTGGGAAAATATTTCTTGGGAGAGGGTTCACCGTTCGATCGATCGTATTTCCAGGA AAGATTGGAATTCGAGTTATCCTCTTTCTGCCAACAAGACTAAGAGGCGGATCTCGCTATTCACAAAGGAGGAGGATAAGAGAATCAACAAGGCAAGGAAAATGAGAGGGCTTCCAGATCTGAGTGCGATGATGACGGTCGAACTTAATCTGCCGAGTGTCGAACTACCTGCACCTTCTAACGAGATGGTGATTGCCGGCACCACCGACGCGAGCCCTCATCATCAAGATTCCTCGGCCGGCACCACTACTTTGGCTCTTAAGAAGAAAAAGGGGGAGAAGAGACCCCGTGACGACCTTCCTGTCAGCGTAGGTTCTGAAGCAGCTCCTGTTGAAGCTGAGATTCCTAGTCAGGAGGAGACGGCTGAACCGTCATCAAAAAAGAGGAAGGAAGGCAATCAACAGCCTCAAGCTGCAGGGATCGTGAGGCCGCGAGAGACTGATGTCGCCAATCCCGTGCATCGGAGTGAATCAGCTGGTGAGCCGGCTCTCAACTTAGCCTCATTGGATGATCTTGAAGACGCCTCTCCCGGAGTTACGctgcggaagaagaagaaatccaaAAAGACGGGTGATCGAGAGATGGTTGTTAGTGCCCTAGCTTCGTCGACCCCTGGAACATCAGCCGTCGGTGCTTCGACTCGGAAGAAGACTCTGAGGGTCGAGTTTCCTGATCACGTGTCGTTCGAGTACGATGGTCCCACCCCGCTTATTTATGCTCCTTATAAATGTGCTGAGTTGGTCAGCCAGATCAAATGCGGGCCGAAGCCTCTTCCATCCGTCTCTGATTTGATCTTTAAGGATGAGTACGTCGACGCTGCTCGCACTAAATTACTG GGCGACGGGAGCATGAATTTCGTTGTTGGAAAATACGACACAGCCTTGAAGAAGACTCGCGAAGCTTTGAGAAAGTCGGAGAAAGCAGTGGCGGCTAAGCGTAAGCTTCTCCGCCAGAAGAAAGCGGAATGGAGGGAGTTGGGGGTCAAAGCCGAAGAACATAAGAAAGAGCTGGGTCGGCTTAGGGATTCGCGTGTCTATGAGGTTACGAAGGAGAGGATGAGGGTTGAGACCGAGATGATCGCGAAATCCAACAGGCACTTCGGAAATCTGCGCGAATGGTGGACTCGCCGCGCCCCTTTCGACACAGCACGGTTGCTTCAGAGCCAGGCGTTTGGAACTAAGAGATGCCTTGAGGCTTTAAAGGCTGGTGGTCGTGACATCCCTCAAGATGTCATTGATACGTTCACGGCCCGCGAGAAGCAGTTCGAGGAAAAAGCCTCGAAACTTGATCCCGGCGAGATCCCGGAGATTGACTTGACTCTTTCTCCACTTCAGCTTGATTCTCAGTTCGTTGATATGCGAACTTTTGTGGGCCTTGACCCATATGGATCCAACGCAGAGCTGGTTGATCCGAGGACTGCTGTGGTTCTCCGAAGCCCCGCTAATCTTCCCGGAGCCTCGATCGCTCCATCTCGTTCCGCAGGGGAAGGATCGTCGAAAGCCGATGCGCCGGCCCTCGCTTCTGAGGCTCTTGATGAGGGAACGAAGTCCGTCGGGAAGGATGTCTTTGAGATCTCCGACTCTTCTGTTTCGAACCCAGAGGGTAATCAGGGTGAAGGGTCGGATAAAGATGATGGCGGTGAGGCGGTTAATAAGGAGCATAGTAAAGAGACGACTGGTTCCGAAGCTCACCCTCCCGAAAGTCAGCCGGAGGTTCGTGAAGGCGAGGCGACGATTCGTGTTGAGGGCGTCGATGCGGAGCGGTCGGTGCGTGCTGATCCTTCGGAGCCGTCCCTTGGTGGTGGAACCGCTGCGCAGGAGCGGGCTGAAGACCCCGAGGAGTAA